GTCGGCGCCCGCGCCCCGCACGTCGTCGGCGGACTCGGTGTCCAGTGCACTGTCTGGACGGCTGCGAGCGCGGCCGAGTTGGGGCGGTGCGAGCAGGTGCTCAAAAGCTGGAACGCACACACTGCCAGCAGAGCCGACGACGGCTTCGACTGGGTTGAGGGCCGTGACCCCAGCGGCGTACCGGTCATGGTGAGCTATCCCGGTCCCGAGCACGCCCCCCGCCGTCGAATCATGCCCCGGATCTACGCCTGGTGACCGTGCGTGTGCCAACAATCCCCCCGGGTCGGCAGGACCGCGTGCATCCCCGGTCCGGGATCGGCTTCCTGAGCTCGACGCCACCAGGCGGAGGAATGCGGCAGGGCGGAACAGGTGCCTCACCTGCAAGATCAGCGGCGGAATGCGCCACCGCACCCTTCACCCCTGAAAGACCGTGACCCGAAGCCGGGTGCGGCTATCCTCGTCGGCGCCGGCGCCGACGCTGTGGGTCTGCTGTCGATGCTCCTGGGTTCGCGTCGGCTCCGCACATGCGCACAGTCGGCCCCGCACCAGCCGCGACGTCTCACCGGAGACGTCGGCGGGTGGCGGCTGCGCAGCAGCGGGGGAGGATGGGGGGAGGACGAACGCAGGCCGGTGGGCCCGAGGCGACGGCGTGGTCCCGCCCTCGGGCGGCCGGCGCCGGGCGGGCCGAAGGAGGGCAGGCGCATGGGCGTGTCCGATGCGTTGCGAGGTGAGCCCGGCGTGGTCGAGGTCGCGCCGTCGGAGCCGGGCGGTCTGCTGGATGTGCTGAGCGTGGCCGCGGTGGTGCTGGGCGCCGACGGACGGATCGTGCTGTGGAGCCCGCAGGCCCAGGAACTGTTCGGGTGGAGCGCGCAGGAGGCGCTGGGCCGGTCCGCGGCCGCGCTGCTGGTCCCGGACGAGTACGTCGACCTGGTCCTCGGGCTCTTCGCGAAGGTCATGGCGGGCG
The Streptacidiphilus albus JL83 genome window above contains:
- a CDS encoding VOC family protein, whose product is MRHPVQSTASVAEPQEQRPDDSAAAAPMPGLRLASVALYVADLARSVRFYRELLRLTVGAETGTAALLVGADGSQLYLRSVGARAPHVVGGLGVQCTVWTAASAAELGRCEQVLKSWNAHTASRADDGFDWVEGRDPSGVPVMVSYPGPEHAPRRRIMPRIYAW